A stretch of Ipomoea triloba cultivar NCNSP0323 chromosome 11, ASM357664v1 DNA encodes these proteins:
- the LOC115996085 gene encoding uncharacterized protein LOC115996085 yields MWKTFMWRALSNILLVTTNLLLKRVEVEPECPMCGIVHEDVMHALVSCDFTQLVWHESQLILTNTMGNSFPMWFTNLMTLFTEDHISYAVAILYFVWKARNNAVWDDFLPSPKRVAASALAALRAWKAVAQGHQSTSGLSVAEGEAAIQGVPIQLAEDAPLLCFFDASYDPLTLQATFGAVLLDPGGGYVAACAGQLIDCFSPLMAETVACKEVLIWLVGRGVASVQLKMDCSQLCSGLSKMQSSFYSYVGLYIDACMRAIATFSYCHISLVSRSVNVIAHSLTSAAVR; encoded by the coding sequence ATGTGGAAAACTTTTATGTGGAGAGCTCTTTCTAATATTCTTCTAGTGACAACAAATCTGCTTTTAAAGAGGGTTGAGGTTGAGCCAGAATGTCCAATGTGTGGGATTGTTCATGAGGATGTAATGCATGCTCTCGTTTCGTGTGATTTTACTCAACTTGTGTGGCATGAATCACAATTAATTCTCACCAATACTATGggcaattcttttcccatgtGGTTCACAAATCTCATGACATTATTCACTGAAGATCATATTTCCTATGCAGTGGCAATACTATATTTTGTGTGGAAGGCAAGAAACAATGCCGTCTGGGATGACTTTCTTCCGTCTCCGAAGAGAGTGGCAGCTTCGGCTCTTGCGGCGTTGCGGGCGTGGAAGGCGGTCGCACAAGGCCACCAGTCGACGTCTGGGCTCTCTGTGGCAGAAGGGGAAGCGGCGATACAAGGCGTTCCCATCCAGTTGGCTGAAGATGCTCCACTCTTGTGCTTCTTCGATGCCAGTTACGATCCGCTAACATTGCAAGCCACGTTCGGGGCGGTGTTGCTGGATCCAGGAGGAGGGTACGTGGCTGCATGTGCTGGTCAGCTCATCGACTGCTTTTCTCCACTAATGGCGGAGACCGTGGCGTGCAAGGAGGTCCTAATCTGGCTCGTGGGTAGGGGCGTGGCTTCGGTTCAGCTCAAAATGGATTGTTCACAACTTTGCAGCGGTTTAAGCAAAATGCAATCTTCCTTTTACTCGTATGTTGGTCTTTATATTGATGCATGCATGAGGGCTATTGCCACCTTTTCATATTGCCATATTAGTCTAGTCTCTAGATCGGTAAACGTTATTGCTCATTCTCTTACTTCTGCGGCCGTTCGCTAG